A window of the Streptomyces sp. Ag109_O5-10 genome harbors these coding sequences:
- a CDS encoding Gfo/Idh/MocA family oxidoreductase yields MRIGILGLGRIGAFHAETLSGLDVVESLVFTDPFADAAKAAAERFGAEVVDSPEALLAAGVDGIVVAAATDAHPALILAGVEAGVPVFCEKPVAKTMAEGVEVLKAVQGSGVPIQIGYNRRFDAGFVAARAAVQAGELGKLHTVRSTTLDPAPPPAAYIAASGGIFRDCSVHDFDIIRWVTGREVTEVYAVGGNRGADYIKEAGDADTTGAILTLDDGTIAVVSNSRHNARGYDVRMELHGFADSIAVGLEDKLPLRSVEPGVTFPAGTPHDFFMDRFTAAYRAELTAFTEVVAGTRPSPCTVEDALEAGWIADACTLSLHEHRPVTIAEVRGA; encoded by the coding sequence ATGCGTATCGGAATCCTCGGTCTCGGCCGTATCGGTGCTTTTCATGCCGAGACCCTCTCCGGGCTCGACGTCGTCGAGTCGCTCGTCTTCACCGATCCGTTCGCGGACGCGGCCAAGGCCGCCGCGGAGAGGTTCGGTGCCGAGGTCGTGGACTCTCCCGAGGCGCTGCTGGCCGCCGGCGTGGACGGCATCGTCGTGGCCGCCGCCACCGACGCCCACCCGGCCCTGATCCTGGCCGGTGTCGAGGCGGGTGTGCCGGTCTTCTGCGAGAAGCCGGTCGCGAAGACGATGGCCGAGGGCGTCGAGGTCCTCAAGGCCGTCCAGGGCAGCGGGGTGCCGATCCAGATCGGCTACAACCGCCGCTTCGACGCGGGCTTCGTCGCCGCGCGGGCCGCCGTGCAGGCGGGCGAGCTCGGCAAGCTGCACACCGTGCGCTCCACCACCCTGGACCCGGCCCCGCCGCCGGCCGCGTACATCGCCGCGTCCGGCGGGATCTTCCGGGACTGCTCCGTGCACGACTTCGACATCATCCGCTGGGTCACCGGCCGTGAGGTCACCGAGGTGTACGCGGTCGGCGGCAACCGGGGCGCCGACTACATCAAGGAGGCCGGCGACGCCGACACCACCGGCGCGATCCTCACCCTCGACGACGGCACCATCGCGGTGGTCTCCAACTCCCGGCACAACGCCCGGGGTTATGACGTCCGCATGGAGCTGCACGGTTTCGCCGACTCCATCGCCGTCGGTCTGGAGGACAAGCTCCCGCTGCGCTCGGTGGAGCCCGGCGTGACCTTCCCCGCGGGCACCCCGCACGACTTCTTCATGGACCGGTTCACCGCGGCCTACCGTGCCGAGCTCACCGCGTTCACCGAGGTCGTGGCCGGCACCCGGCCCTCCCCGTGCACGGTCGAGGACGCCCTGGAGGCCGGCTGGATCGCCGACGCCTGCACGCTGTCCCTGCACGAGCACCGGCCGGTGACGATCGCGGAGGTCCGCGGGGCCTGA
- a CDS encoding sugar phosphate isomerase/epimerase, with the protein MTDALDRIRVGSAPDSWGVWFPDDPRQVPWERFLDEVAEAGYSWIELGPYGYLPTDPARLTDEIAKRDLKVSAGTVFTGLHRGPAVWESTWEHVSQVAALTQAMGAKHLVVIPSFWRDDRTAEILEPPELTGEQWAHLTKGMERLGHEVKEAYGLDIVVHPHADTHIDTEDHVEHFLDSTDTELVNLCLDTGHYAYCGGDSVKLIETYGERIGYLHLKQVDPEILADVRAKGTPFGPAVAQGVMCEPPTGVPELGPVLAAAQRLGVDLFAIVEQDMYPCEPDRPLPVAVRTRRFLRSCGA; encoded by the coding sequence ATGACCGACGCTCTCGACCGCATCCGGGTCGGCTCGGCCCCCGACTCCTGGGGCGTCTGGTTCCCGGACGACCCCCGGCAGGTCCCCTGGGAACGCTTCCTCGACGAGGTCGCCGAGGCCGGCTACTCCTGGATCGAGCTCGGCCCCTACGGCTACCTCCCCACCGACCCGGCCCGCCTCACCGACGAGATCGCGAAGCGGGATCTGAAGGTCTCGGCCGGCACCGTCTTCACCGGCCTGCACCGCGGCCCCGCGGTCTGGGAGTCCACCTGGGAGCACGTCAGCCAGGTCGCCGCGCTCACCCAGGCCATGGGGGCGAAGCACCTGGTGGTCATCCCGTCCTTCTGGCGCGACGACAGGACCGCCGAGATCCTGGAGCCGCCGGAGCTGACCGGCGAGCAGTGGGCCCACCTCACCAAGGGCATGGAACGGCTCGGCCACGAGGTGAAGGAGGCGTACGGCCTGGACATCGTGGTCCACCCGCACGCCGACACCCACATCGACACCGAGGACCACGTCGAGCACTTCCTCGACTCGACCGACACCGAGCTTGTCAACCTCTGCCTGGACACCGGCCACTACGCCTACTGCGGCGGCGACAGCGTCAAGCTGATCGAGACCTACGGCGAGCGGATCGGCTACCTGCACCTCAAGCAGGTGGACCCGGAGATCCTGGCCGACGTCCGGGCCAAGGGCACCCCGTTCGGGCCCGCCGTGGCGCAGGGCGTGATGTGCGAACCGCCCACCGGCGTGCCGGAGCTGGGCCCGGTGCTGGCGGCGGCGCAGCGGCTGGGGGTCGACCTGTTCGCGATCGTCGAGCAGGACATGTACCCCTGCGAGCCGGACAGGCCGCTGCCCGTCGCGGTGCGCACCCGGAGGTTCCTGCGGTCCTGCGGCGCCTGA
- a CDS encoding ATP-binding cassette domain-containing protein: protein MTDNTTGTHGAVLQDEPPADGAAIVELRGAGKSYGNIRALHGVDLRVFPHQVTCVLGDNGAGKSTLIKIISGLHQHTEGDFLVDGAPVRFSTPREALDKGIATVYQDLATVPLMPVWRNFFLGSEMTKGPWPVRRLDIAKMKETADRELRNMGIVLDDLDQPIGTLSGGQRQCVAIARAVYFGARVLILDEPTAALGVKQSGVVLKYIAAARERGLGVIFITHNPHHAYMVGDHFSVLRLGTLELSAERSDITLEELTNHMAGGAELAALKHELSQVRGVDTEELPEEDDLTAPAATGPEGKS, encoded by the coding sequence ATGACAGACAACACCACCGGAACCCACGGCGCCGTCCTCCAGGACGAGCCGCCCGCCGACGGCGCCGCGATCGTCGAACTGCGCGGCGCCGGCAAGTCCTACGGCAACATCCGCGCCCTGCACGGCGTCGACCTCAGGGTCTTCCCCCACCAGGTGACCTGCGTGCTCGGCGACAACGGCGCCGGCAAGTCCACCCTCATCAAGATCATCTCGGGGCTGCACCAGCACACCGAGGGCGACTTCCTCGTCGACGGCGCCCCGGTCCGCTTCTCCACCCCGCGCGAGGCCCTCGACAAGGGCATCGCCACCGTCTACCAGGACCTCGCCACCGTCCCCCTGATGCCGGTGTGGCGGAACTTCTTCCTCGGCTCCGAGATGACCAAGGGCCCCTGGCCCGTGCGCCGGCTCGACATCGCGAAGATGAAGGAGACCGCCGACCGCGAACTGCGCAACATGGGCATCGTCCTGGACGACCTGGACCAGCCCATCGGCACCCTCTCCGGCGGCCAGCGCCAGTGCGTGGCCATCGCCCGCGCCGTCTACTTCGGCGCCCGGGTCCTGATCCTGGACGAGCCGACGGCCGCCCTCGGCGTCAAGCAGTCCGGCGTGGTCCTGAAGTACATCGCCGCCGCCCGCGAACGCGGCCTCGGCGTCATCTTCATCACCCACAACCCGCACCACGCCTACATGGTCGGCGACCACTTCAGCGTCCTGCGCCTCGGCACCCTCGAACTCTCCGCCGAGCGCAGCGACATCACCCTGGAGGAACTCACCAACCACATGGCCGGCGGCGCCGAACTCGCCGCCCTCAAGCACGAGCTCTCCCAGGTCCGCGGTGTCGACACCGAGGAGCTCCCCGAAGAGGATGACCTCACCGCACCCGCCGCGACCGGTCCGGAAGGGAAGTCGTGA
- a CDS encoding ABC transporter permease translates to MSQQAQPAVATPPAPGPREKDGRTAQRPLALRILARPDVGVFLGAVAVYVFFLVAAPPVREASSMANILYQSSTIGIMALPVALLMIGGEFDLSAGVAVVSSALTAAMLSYQLTLNVWAGVIVALIVSLGIGFLNGWLVVKTGLPSFLITLGSFLILQGVNLAVTKLVTGNVATDDISNMDGFDQVKAIFASSFDIGGVQVKITIFWWLLFAAIATWVLLRTKYGNWIFAVGGNKESARAVGVPVNFTKISLFMLVGFGAWFVGMHQLFSFNTVQSGEGVGQELIYISAAVIGGCLLTGGAGSAIGPVFGAFMFGMVQQGIVYAGWNPDWFKAFLGVMLLGAVMINLWVQRTATRR, encoded by the coding sequence ATGAGTCAGCAGGCACAGCCGGCGGTGGCGACGCCGCCGGCTCCCGGCCCGAGGGAGAAGGACGGGCGGACCGCACAGCGTCCCCTGGCGCTGCGGATCCTGGCCCGGCCGGACGTCGGTGTCTTCCTCGGCGCGGTCGCGGTCTACGTCTTCTTCCTGGTCGCGGCACCGCCGGTGCGCGAGGCCAGTTCGATGGCGAACATCCTCTACCAGTCGTCGACCATCGGCATCATGGCGCTGCCGGTCGCCCTCCTGATGATCGGCGGCGAGTTCGACCTCTCCGCCGGCGTCGCGGTCGTCAGTTCCGCGCTCACCGCCGCCATGCTGAGTTACCAGCTGACCCTCAACGTGTGGGCGGGCGTGATCGTCGCGCTCATCGTGTCGCTGGGCATCGGCTTCCTCAACGGCTGGCTGGTCGTCAAGACCGGACTGCCCAGCTTCCTCATCACCCTGGGCAGCTTCCTGATCCTCCAGGGCGTGAACCTCGCGGTGACCAAGCTGGTCACCGGGAACGTCGCCACCGACGACATCAGCAACATGGACGGCTTCGACCAGGTCAAGGCGATCTTCGCGTCCTCCTTCGACATCGGCGGCGTGCAGGTGAAGATCACCATCTTCTGGTGGCTGCTCTTCGCCGCCATCGCCACCTGGGTGCTGCTGCGCACGAAGTACGGCAACTGGATCTTCGCGGTCGGCGGCAACAAGGAGAGCGCCCGCGCGGTCGGCGTCCCGGTCAACTTCACCAAGATCTCGCTGTTCATGCTGGTCGGCTTCGGCGCCTGGTTCGTCGGCATGCACCAGCTGTTCTCCTTCAACACCGTGCAGTCCGGCGAGGGCGTGGGCCAGGAGCTGATCTACATCTCCGCCGCGGTCATCGGCGGCTGCCTCCTGACCGGCGGCGCCGGTTCGGCCATCGGCCCGGTCTTCGGCGCCTTCATGTTCGGCATGGTCCAGCAGGGCATCGTCTACGCGGGCTGGAACCCCGACTGGTTCAAGGCCTTCCTCGGCGTCATGCTCCTGGGCGCCGTGATGATCAACCTGTGGGTCCAGCGGACCGCGACCAGGAGGTGA
- a CDS encoding substrate-binding domain-containing protein — protein sequence MDRSSHSRSRRLAPIVAVAAAAALTLAGCSSSSGGKKSEEGGAAASAGKASTPRMTVALVTHQAPGDTFWDIVRKGAQAAADKDNVKLVYSADPNAGNQANLVQNAIDQKVDGIAVTLAKPDAMKAVVAKATAAKIPVVGLNSGLSDWKKLGLLEFFGQDETVAGEALGNRLNSEGAKKVVCVIQEQGNVGLTQRCDGVKKTFSGTTETLYVDGTSPTAVKSTITAKLTQDKAIDHVVTLGAPIALIAVQSVSDAGSQAKVATFDLNKDLTTAISKGTIEFAVDQQPYLQGYLAVDSLWLYKNNGNYSGGGEQPVLTGPAFVDKSNVDKVAEFAAKGTR from the coding sequence ATGGACCGCTCTTCCCACTCCCGTTCGCGCAGGCTGGCCCCGATCGTGGCCGTCGCCGCGGCGGCAGCCCTGACCCTCGCAGGCTGCTCCAGCAGCTCCGGCGGAAAGAAGTCCGAAGAGGGAGGAGCGGCGGCCTCCGCGGGCAAGGCGTCCACCCCCCGCATGACGGTCGCGCTGGTCACCCACCAGGCGCCGGGCGACACCTTCTGGGACATCGTCCGCAAGGGAGCCCAGGCAGCCGCCGACAAGGACAACGTCAAGCTCGTCTACTCCGCCGACCCGAACGCGGGCAACCAGGCCAACCTGGTGCAGAACGCGATCGACCAGAAGGTCGACGGGATCGCCGTCACCCTCGCCAAGCCGGACGCCATGAAGGCCGTCGTCGCCAAGGCCACCGCCGCGAAGATCCCGGTCGTCGGCCTCAACTCCGGCCTGAGCGACTGGAAGAAGCTCGGGCTGCTGGAGTTCTTCGGCCAGGACGAGACGGTCGCGGGCGAGGCGCTCGGCAACCGGCTGAACTCCGAGGGCGCGAAGAAGGTCGTCTGTGTCATCCAGGAGCAGGGCAACGTAGGCCTCACCCAGCGCTGCGACGGCGTGAAGAAGACGTTCTCGGGGACGACCGAGACCCTGTACGTCGACGGCACCTCGCCGACCGCGGTCAAGTCGACGATCACCGCCAAGCTCACGCAGGACAAGGCCATCGACCACGTGGTCACGCTCGGTGCCCCGATCGCGCTGATCGCCGTCCAGTCGGTGTCCGACGCGGGCAGCCAGGCGAAGGTCGCCACCTTCGACCTCAACAAGGACCTGACCACGGCCATCAGCAAGGGGACCATCGAGTTCGCGGTGGACCAGCAGCCCTACCTCCAGGGCTACCTGGCGGTCGACTCGCTGTGGCTCTACAAGAACAACGGCAACTACAGCGGCGGCGGTGAGCAGCCCGTGCTGACCGGGCCGGCCTTCGTCGACAAGTCCAACGTCGACAAGGTCGCCGAGTTCGCCGCGAAGGGTACGCGGTGA
- the iolD gene encoding 3D-(3,5/4)-trihydroxycyclohexane-1,2-dione acylhydrolase (decyclizing), with product MSQPTTRLTVAQALVRFLSAQYTERDGVRHRLIAGTWGIFGHGNVAGIGQALLEYSDVMPYHQGRNEQAMVHAAVGHARQLDRLSAQAVTTSIGPGATNLVTGAALATINRLPVLLLPGDYFASHAPDPLLQQLEHPTEFDVSVNDTLRPVSRYFDRITRPEALIPSALNAMRVLADPAETGAVTLALPQDVQAEAYDWPQEFFAERVWRVRRPAPDPVELADAVSAVRAAQRPLIVAGGGVHHSRAEDALRALVEATGIPVASTQAGKGSLRHDHPADLGGIGHTGTAVADDLARTADLVIGVGTRYTDFTTASGTLFQNPDVRFLNLNITGFDAHKLAARTVVADARTALEALAGALSGYRVDGAYEAEYRAGKERWDAVVEAAYRADDEDAVPTQTQVLGALDAVVGDDDVVINAAGSLPGDLHKLWRARSPRQYHLEYGYSCMGYEIPAGIGVQQAAPDAVVWSLVGDGTYLMMPTEIVTAVQEGLPVNLVLIQNHGYASIGGLSETVGGERFGTAYRFRSADGTFGGAPLPVDLAANAASLGMEVLRAKTVRELREALAAARASDRPTCVYVETDPAPTAPGAEAWWDVPVAETAAREAAVHAREEYDRQVADRRRHL from the coding sequence ATGAGCCAGCCGACCACCCGCCTGACCGTCGCCCAGGCGCTGGTGCGGTTCCTGTCCGCCCAGTACACCGAGCGCGACGGTGTCCGGCACCGGCTGATCGCCGGCACCTGGGGCATCTTCGGCCACGGCAACGTGGCGGGGATCGGCCAGGCGCTCCTGGAGTACAGCGACGTCATGCCGTACCACCAGGGCCGCAACGAGCAGGCGATGGTGCACGCGGCGGTCGGCCACGCCCGCCAGCTGGACCGGCTCTCGGCGCAGGCGGTCACCACGTCCATCGGACCGGGCGCCACCAACCTGGTGACCGGCGCCGCCCTCGCCACCATCAACCGGCTGCCGGTCCTCCTCCTCCCCGGCGACTACTTCGCAAGCCACGCGCCGGACCCTCTGCTGCAGCAGCTGGAGCACCCGACGGAGTTCGACGTCTCCGTCAACGACACCCTGCGCCCGGTCTCCCGCTACTTCGACCGGATCACCCGCCCGGAGGCGCTGATCCCCTCCGCGCTGAACGCCATGCGGGTGCTCGCCGACCCGGCCGAGACCGGCGCGGTCACCCTGGCCCTCCCGCAGGACGTCCAGGCGGAGGCGTACGACTGGCCCCAGGAGTTCTTCGCCGAGCGCGTGTGGCGGGTCCGGCGGCCGGCCCCCGACCCCGTGGAGCTGGCGGACGCCGTGAGCGCCGTACGGGCCGCTCAGCGGCCGTTGATCGTCGCGGGCGGCGGAGTCCACCACAGCCGCGCGGAAGACGCCCTGAGGGCCCTTGTGGAGGCCACGGGCATCCCCGTCGCCTCCACCCAGGCGGGCAAGGGTTCGCTGCGCCACGACCACCCGGCCGACCTGGGCGGGATCGGGCACACCGGGACCGCCGTCGCCGACGACCTGGCCCGCACCGCCGACCTCGTCATCGGCGTCGGTACCCGGTACACCGACTTCACCACGGCCTCCGGCACCCTCTTCCAGAACCCGGACGTCCGCTTCCTGAACCTGAACATCACCGGCTTCGACGCCCACAAGCTGGCCGCGCGCACGGTCGTGGCGGACGCGCGGACGGCCCTGGAGGCGCTCGCGGGGGCACTGTCCGGGTACCGCGTGGACGGCGCGTACGAGGCCGAGTACCGGGCCGGCAAGGAGCGCTGGGACGCGGTCGTCGAGGCCGCCTACCGCGCCGACGACGAGGACGCCGTGCCCACCCAGACCCAGGTGCTCGGAGCCCTCGACGCCGTCGTGGGCGATGACGACGTTGTCATCAACGCGGCCGGCTCGCTCCCGGGCGACCTGCACAAGCTGTGGCGGGCCCGCTCGCCGCGCCAGTACCACCTGGAGTACGGCTACTCCTGCATGGGCTACGAGATCCCGGCCGGCATCGGCGTCCAGCAGGCGGCCCCGGACGCGGTGGTCTGGTCGCTGGTGGGCGACGGCACCTATCTGATGATGCCGACCGAGATCGTCACCGCCGTCCAGGAGGGGCTGCCGGTCAACCTGGTCCTGATCCAGAACCACGGGTACGCCTCCATCGGCGGCCTCTCCGAGACCGTCGGCGGCGAGCGGTTCGGCACCGCCTACCGCTTCCGCTCCGCCGACGGGACCTTCGGCGGCGCCCCGCTGCCGGTGGACCTCGCCGCCAACGCGGCCAGCCTCGGCATGGAGGTGCTGCGCGCCAAGACCGTGCGGGAGCTGCGCGAAGCCCTTGCCGCGGCCCGCGCGAGCGACCGGCCGACATGCGTGTACGTGGAGACGGACCCGGCGCCGACCGCGCCCGGGGCCGAGGCCTGGTGGGACGTGCCGGTCGCCGAGACCGCCGCCCGCGAGGCCGCGGTGCACGCCCGCGAGGAGTACGACCGGCAGGTCGCCGACCGCCGCCGGCACCTGTGA
- a CDS encoding GntR family transcriptional regulator, whose amino-acid sequence MARTGGSARSATVSALDTLDFALDRGSPVPLYYQLAQQLEEAIEHGVLAPGNLLGNEIDLSVRLGLSRPTVRQAIQSLVDKGLLVRRRGVGTQVVHSQVKRPLELSSLYDDLESAGQGPTTRVLRNERIPASAEVAAALGIAEGAEVVVLERLRCTHGQPVAFLCNYLPAALLELDTERLESTGLYRMMRTAGITLHSARQTVGARSATAEEAVRLDEQEGAALLTMQRTAYDDTGRPVEYGSHVYRASRYAFDFQLLVRP is encoded by the coding sequence ATGGCCCGTACCGGTGGTTCCGCCCGCAGCGCGACCGTCTCGGCGCTCGACACCCTGGACTTCGCCCTGGACCGCGGCAGTCCGGTTCCGCTCTACTACCAGCTCGCCCAGCAGCTGGAGGAGGCCATAGAGCACGGGGTGCTCGCCCCGGGCAACCTTCTGGGCAACGAGATCGACCTGTCGGTGCGGCTCGGGCTGTCCCGGCCCACGGTCCGCCAGGCCATCCAGTCCCTCGTCGACAAGGGGCTGTTGGTGCGCCGCCGGGGCGTGGGCACCCAGGTGGTGCACAGTCAGGTCAAGCGGCCGCTGGAGCTGAGCAGCCTCTACGACGACCTGGAGTCGGCCGGGCAGGGCCCGACCACCCGGGTGCTGCGCAACGAGCGCATCCCGGCGAGTGCCGAGGTGGCCGCCGCGCTCGGCATCGCGGAGGGCGCGGAGGTGGTCGTCCTGGAGCGGCTGCGCTGCACGCACGGCCAGCCGGTGGCGTTCCTGTGCAACTACCTGCCCGCCGCCCTGCTCGAACTCGACACGGAGCGGCTGGAGTCGACCGGTCTGTACCGGATGATGCGGACGGCCGGCATCACCCTGCACAGCGCCCGGCAGACGGTGGGCGCCCGCAGCGCCACCGCCGAGGAGGCCGTGCGGCTCGACGAGCAGGAGGGCGCCGCCCTGCTGACCATGCAGCGGACCGCGTACGACGACACCGGGCGGCCGGTGGAGTACGGCAGCCACGTCTACCGGGCGTCCCGGTACGCCTTCGACTTCCAACTGCTGGTACGGCCATAG
- a CDS encoding ABC transporter substrate-binding protein has translation MRISPSGLHVPGPSRRNVLRGAGSAALLAGAGIPLLSACGGSGSSSDPKTVSLGSNSSDAVPKKAFAEIYAAFTKQSGIKVNVNTKDHNTFQEQINSYLQGTPDDVFTWFAGYRMQFFAAKNLASPIDDVWAKIGDNFPDAMKQLSKGEDGKYYFVPLYTYPWAIFYRKSVFQAKGYEVPTTWDAFVALCKKMKNDGLVPIAFGDKDAWPAMGTFDQINFRLNGYDFHKSLMAGKEAWTDPKVKAVFDHWAEILPYHQDGFMGRTWQDAAQTLVSKKAGMYVLGSFVAQQFTNKADLDDLDFFAFPEINSAYGQDTVEAPTDGFMVSKSPKNHDGVVKLMEYLGTPEAEQIYLKADSSVVAASSKADTSSYTALQKKAYTMISGAKNLTQFMDRDSRPDFTSTVMQPGLQKFLQNPKDIDNLLSSIERQKKTIFASQ, from the coding sequence ATGCGCATCTCCCCGTCCGGTCTTCACGTGCCGGGTCCGAGCCGCCGTAACGTCCTGCGCGGTGCCGGTTCGGCCGCCCTCCTCGCGGGCGCCGGTATACCCCTGCTCTCCGCCTGCGGCGGCAGCGGGTCCTCCTCCGACCCGAAGACCGTCAGCCTCGGCTCCAACTCGTCCGACGCCGTGCCGAAGAAGGCCTTCGCGGAGATCTACGCCGCCTTCACCAAGCAGTCCGGCATCAAGGTCAACGTCAACACGAAGGACCACAACACCTTCCAGGAGCAGATCAACTCCTACCTGCAGGGTACGCCGGACGACGTGTTCACCTGGTTCGCCGGTTACCGCATGCAGTTCTTCGCGGCCAAGAACCTGGCCTCGCCGATCGACGACGTGTGGGCCAAGATCGGGGACAACTTCCCCGACGCGATGAAGCAGCTCAGCAAGGGCGAGGACGGCAAGTACTACTTCGTGCCGCTGTACACGTACCCCTGGGCGATCTTCTACCGCAAGAGCGTCTTCCAGGCCAAGGGCTACGAAGTCCCCACCACCTGGGACGCGTTCGTCGCCCTGTGCAAGAAGATGAAGAACGACGGCCTGGTCCCGATCGCGTTCGGCGACAAGGACGCCTGGCCGGCGATGGGTACCTTCGACCAGATCAACTTCCGCCTCAACGGCTACGACTTCCACAAGTCCCTGATGGCGGGCAAGGAGGCGTGGACCGACCCCAAGGTCAAGGCCGTCTTCGACCACTGGGCCGAGATCCTCCCCTACCACCAGGACGGCTTCATGGGCCGCACCTGGCAGGACGCCGCACAGACCCTGGTGTCAAAGAAGGCCGGCATGTACGTCCTCGGCTCCTTCGTGGCCCAGCAGTTCACCAACAAGGCGGACCTGGACGACCTCGACTTCTTCGCCTTCCCGGAGATCAACTCGGCGTACGGCCAGGACACCGTCGAGGCGCCCACCGACGGCTTCATGGTCAGCAAGTCCCCCAAGAACCACGACGGCGTCGTCAAGCTCATGGAGTACCTGGGCACCCCCGAGGCCGAGCAGATCTACCTCAAGGCCGACTCCAGCGTGGTGGCCGCCTCCAGCAAGGCCGACACCTCGTCGTACACCGCGCTGCAGAAGAAGGCGTACACGATGATCAGCGGCGCCAAGAACCTCACCCAGTTCATGGACCGCGACTCGCGCCCGGACTTCACCTCCACCGTGATGCAGCCCGGCCTGCAGAAGTTCCTGCAGAACCCGAAGGACATCGACAATCTGCTCTCGTCCATCGAGCGCCAGAAGAAGACGATCTTCGCGTCCCAGTGA
- a CDS encoding carbohydrate ABC transporter permease, whose protein sequence is MSTDTPTKSQEAAAVPPPGRASEKKRVQQGHKRLLTRRDRIVLAFMAGVPTILHVLLVWVTALASILLAFTSWDGIGFDSIKWVGFDNFHQLFADNPQFWPAVEHNVIWFVVLILIPTPFGLFLAVQLDKKIRFSRVYQTAFFLPVVISLACIGFVWQLIYNPDTGLINSIIGANKPGHYIDWIGDPNLNLWAVLVAASWRHTGYMMILYLAGLKSVDPSLREASALDGANEWQTFKNVIFPTLRPTNTIVLVVTIIEALRAFDLVFVFNKGAQGTELLSILVTNNIIGESSRIGYGSAIAVVLLFISLIVIIPYLIATFRKERRA, encoded by the coding sequence ATGTCGACCGACACCCCCACGAAGTCCCAGGAGGCGGCCGCCGTGCCGCCTCCTGGGCGCGCGTCCGAGAAGAAGCGGGTCCAGCAGGGCCACAAGCGCCTGCTGACCCGCCGTGACCGGATCGTCCTCGCCTTCATGGCGGGCGTGCCGACGATCCTCCATGTCCTCCTGGTCTGGGTGACCGCCCTGGCCTCGATCCTGCTGGCCTTCACCTCCTGGGACGGCATCGGCTTCGACTCCATCAAGTGGGTCGGGTTCGACAACTTCCACCAACTCTTCGCCGACAACCCGCAGTTCTGGCCGGCCGTCGAGCACAACGTCATCTGGTTCGTGGTGCTCATCCTGATCCCGACGCCGTTCGGCCTGTTCCTGGCCGTGCAACTGGACAAGAAGATCCGGTTCAGCCGGGTCTACCAGACGGCGTTCTTCCTTCCGGTGGTCATCTCGCTGGCCTGCATCGGGTTCGTCTGGCAGCTGATCTACAACCCGGACACGGGCCTGATCAACAGCATCATCGGCGCCAACAAGCCGGGCCACTACATCGACTGGATCGGTGACCCGAACCTCAACCTGTGGGCGGTCCTGGTCGCCGCGTCCTGGCGGCACACCGGCTACATGATGATCCTGTACCTGGCCGGCCTGAAGAGCGTCGACCCGTCGCTGCGGGAGGCCTCGGCCCTCGACGGCGCCAACGAGTGGCAGACGTTCAAGAACGTCATCTTCCCGACGCTGCGGCCGACCAACACCATCGTCCTGGTCGTGACCATCATCGAGGCACTGCGCGCCTTCGACCTGGTCTTCGTCTTCAACAAGGGCGCCCAGGGCACCGAGTTGCTCTCCATCCTGGTGACCAACAACATCATCGGCGAGTCCAGCCGCATCGGTTACGGCTCGGCGATCGCGGTGGTGCTGCTGTTCATCTCGCTGATCGTGATCATTCCCTACCTGATCGCGACCTTCCGGAAGGAGCGCCGCGCATGA